The DNA region GTCGTAATATTCATCTGTGGCTTTCGGGTCTTCCTCAAAGAGATAAGGTGCACCGAAATGCTCATGTCCAGATGCCCACACACTACCTTCTATCCTATCAACTCTTATGTATATTGCCGCCTTCGGAAAGATTGTAAAGGGCAAGGCGTTGAATTTGTTGAACCCTTCCACCTTCATCAGTGGACTCAGTTTAGGGCTCCTCAGCACAAACATCTGGCGTTTGACAGACTTAATCATGCAATCAATTCCCACAGGGTCCAGAATCTGGGGTGCCCAGGAATTCGCAGCGATTACTACTTTGTCCGCATTTACAGTTTTTCCATTTTTCAATTTCACACCTGTAATCTCAACATCCTGCCAAATTAATGGTTCACATTCCAATCCAAGCTTCTCTTTCGGTTCAAGCAAAGGCATTGCTACCTCTGTGTTATAAATCACCTGTCCACCCATTTTTTTGAACTCTGTTTCATAGAACCTTGTGAGTTTATCTGCATCCACGAAGCCACATTTCACGCCAAAAACCCCTTTTTCAATAGATTCAAGTCCCATCATCTGGGCTTCTTCATCAGAGGGTTCTATGTCTGTGTTCAAGTATGGCATTATCTTTTTCAACTCCTCTTTCTCAAAGAACTTCAGCTCTACTCCGTTTTGCTGCATCGTGTTGAGCACATTCTTGTTCCTCTCAAGCTGAGAATGGCTCATGAGCCAGAGATAACCCGCCTGCTCCAGCCCAATGTCATAGCCCTGCTGGTGAAGGTGCAAATAAAAATCAACACTTGTGTCAGCAAGAAGGAAATTGGTTTTTGAGGAAAACACATTTCTGAAGGCACCAGCACTCTTTGCTGTGTTGCCCTGCCCACAAGTGGGAAACTTCTCGAAGATAGTTACTTTCTTACCCGGATTTTCTCGCAAGATGTGATACCCAATGGCCACCCCAAAGACCCCTGCCCCGACAATAATAACATCTTGTTTTTCCATGAACCGCTGAATATGTGGGTATATTTTAATTTTTTTGGAGGGGGGCAAGGAGTAGGGGTATTCTTGTGACACAGAAACGGTTATAACTGCCAATTGTATTCAGGAAACGGTGAGGCCATGTTCTACTTTGGACCTGCAGGGATTCCAGCAAGGTGCAAAAGTTATGAGGAGGCATTTGAGTATCTAAATCAACTTGGGTTGAACGCAATGGAACTGGAATTTGTGAGGGGGGCTAGAATGAACCTGGAAAGAGCTGTGGAAGTGGGAGAACTTGCAGAAAAAAACGGAGTAAAACTTTCTGCTCACGCACCATATTTCATCAATCTAAATTCCAAGGAGAAAGAGAAGGTGGAGAAAAGCATTGTCCACATTGTAAAAACTGCCCAGGTTGCTTCCGCAGCCAACGCCTCGCCGGTTGTCGTGCATGCTGGTTATTACTCGGGTAAAAAGCCAGCAGAGGCAACGGAAATCATCACTGCAAACCTCGAGAGATGCATTGAAGAGATTGAGAATAATGGAGACGGAGATGTTGTGATTGGGCTGGAAACAATGGGGAGAGTTAGTGCC from Thermoplasmata archaeon includes:
- a CDS encoding FAD-dependent oxidoreductase; its protein translation is MEKQDVIIVGAGVFGVAIGYHILRENPGKKVTIFEKFPTCGQGNTAKSAGAFRNVFSSKTNFLLADTSVDFYLHLHQQGYDIGLEQAGYLWLMSHSQLERNKNVLNTMQQNGVELKFFEKEELKKIMPYLNTDIEPSDEEAQMMGLESIEKGVFGVKCGFVDADKLTRFYETEFKKMGGQVIYNTEVAMPLLEPKEKLGLECEPLIWQDVEITGVKLKNGKTVNADKVVIAANSWAPQILDPVGIDCMIKSVKRQMFVLRSPKLSPLMKVEGFNKFNALPFTIFPKAAIYIRVDRIEGSVWASGHEHFGAPYLFEEDPKATDEYYDYNIYQVLRKYMPMFDGLKAANKWAGLYDMNTLDANPYIFETHNVIIAVGSSGSGIMKADAAGRITAALYAGRKEAELYGNRKFEVATLGLKHRNVEPEKFIL
- a CDS encoding TIM barrel protein, with the translated sequence MFYFGPAGIPARCKSYEEAFEYLNQLGLNAMELEFVRGARMNLERAVEVGELAEKNGVKLSAHAPYFINLNSKEKEKVEKSIVHIVKTAQVASAANASPVVVHAGYYSGKKPAEATEIITANLERCIEEIENNGDGDVVIGLETMGRVSAWGTLDEILEVCSRFKNVIPVVDFAHMYARSNGKIRAEEEYEEIVRKFETGDFPFMHVHMSSIAYTSKGERMHLTMEQSAEPDFKVIAKVLKKRTYPITIISESPVLEIDALKMKKIVEEAP